One genomic region from Spirosoma sp. KCTC 42546 encodes:
- the hemB gene encoding porphobilinogen synthase, protein MNILRRPRRNRQSAVIRDMVQETRLSVTDFILPVFIMEGQNVRSEVASMPGIYRLSLDLLLDEIQECVDLGIKTFDLFPNLPESKKDKYATESYNPDGLYLQAVRAIKDRFPDVMVMTDVAMDPYSSDGHDGIVENGKILNDPTLDVLGKMALAQAQAGANIIGPSDMMDGRVGYLRQVLDDGGFHDVAIMSYAAKYASAFYGPFRDALDSAPKFGDKKTYQMNPANSREALIEAQLDFEEGADFLMVKPALAYLDIIKLLNDNFHLPIAAYNVSGEYAMIKAAAQNGWLDGERAMMESLMAIKRAGANVILTYFAKEAARLL, encoded by the coding sequence ATGAATATACTACGTCGTCCGCGTCGAAACCGTCAATCGGCGGTTATCCGCGACATGGTGCAGGAGACCCGTTTGTCGGTCACTGATTTTATCCTGCCTGTTTTTATCATGGAAGGCCAGAACGTTCGGTCGGAGGTGGCTTCTATGCCGGGTATCTACCGGCTATCACTGGATCTGCTACTGGATGAAATTCAGGAATGTGTCGATCTGGGTATCAAGACGTTCGATCTGTTTCCGAACCTGCCTGAGTCGAAAAAAGACAAATACGCTACCGAAAGTTATAATCCAGATGGTCTGTATTTACAGGCCGTTCGGGCCATTAAAGATCGCTTCCCGGACGTAATGGTCATGACCGACGTAGCGATGGACCCCTATAGCTCGGATGGACACGATGGCATTGTTGAAAACGGTAAAATTCTGAATGATCCCACACTGGACGTATTGGGGAAAATGGCCCTCGCCCAGGCACAGGCGGGTGCTAATATTATTGGCCCGTCCGACATGATGGATGGGCGCGTGGGCTACCTTCGGCAAGTACTGGATGACGGTGGATTTCACGACGTAGCGATTATGTCCTATGCGGCCAAGTACGCCAGCGCCTTTTACGGCCCTTTCCGAGATGCACTTGATTCGGCACCGAAGTTTGGCGATAAGAAAACGTACCAGATGAACCCTGCCAACAGTCGTGAGGCACTCATTGAAGCACAACTTGATTTTGAAGAGGGTGCCGATTTTTTAATGGTAAAACCCGCACTGGCTTATCTGGATATCATAAAACTTCTGAATGATAACTTCCACCTACCCATTGCCGCCTACAACGTCAGTGGTGAATATGCCATGATAAAAGCGGCTGCGCAAAACGGCTGGCTCGACGGCGAACGCGCTATGATGGAATCGTTGATGGCGATTAAGCGGGCCGGAGCCAATGTAATTTTGACCTATTTTGCAAAAGAAGCCGCCCGCTTATTATGA
- a CDS encoding response regulator transcription factor — MPTILLVEDDPNLGQLVQEYLTMKGYPTDRAINGDQGLQLFMGGNYDLCIFDVMMPKKDGFTLAKEVRMGNRDVPIIFLTAKSMQEDTIQGFKVGADDYMTKPFSMEELLLRIQAILRRYQRSTDSAETTIYQIGSLSFDYPHQLLSRNTDATTESQPQKLTSKESELLKLLAQNLNQPVSRSFALKMVWGDDSYFNARSMDVYVTKLRKYLKEDPTVQLVNVHGEGFKLIV, encoded by the coding sequence ATGCCAACCATTCTCCTCGTTGAAGACGACCCGAATCTGGGTCAACTGGTGCAGGAATACCTGACCATGAAAGGCTACCCTACCGACCGCGCCATCAATGGTGATCAGGGATTACAGTTGTTCATGGGGGGTAATTACGACCTCTGCATTTTCGACGTAATGATGCCCAAGAAAGACGGATTCACGTTGGCTAAAGAAGTTCGGATGGGTAACCGCGATGTGCCCATTATATTCCTGACGGCCAAATCCATGCAGGAAGATACGATCCAGGGCTTTAAGGTTGGGGCCGATGACTACATGACTAAGCCATTTAGCATGGAGGAGTTGTTACTTCGCATTCAGGCTATTTTGCGCCGATACCAACGCTCAACCGATTCGGCGGAAACTACTATTTATCAAATCGGCTCGCTTTCCTTCGATTACCCGCATCAATTGCTTTCCCGGAATACCGATGCAACAACCGAGTCGCAACCGCAGAAATTGACCAGTAAGGAGTCTGAATTATTAAAATTGCTGGCACAGAACCTCAATCAGCCCGTCAGTCGTAGTTTTGCACTGAAAATGGTTTGGGGCGACGATTCGTATTTCAACGCCCGAAGCATGGACGTGTACGTGACTAAACTGCGCAAGTATCTCAAAGAAGACCCTACTGTTCAATTGGTGAACGTACACGGGGAAGGATTTAAGTTAATAGTGTAG
- a CDS encoding sensor histidine kinase KdpD, with translation MSRQRIRWIVALMAIGLLGLVGLQLFWIGSALRLQKEQFAYKVTDALQEVVRTLERQEIVYLTKQRIQAREQQDRLMAIAKKEGKSIPKESIYHGMTAKQADRLAEAKQENRTQAIPPNSRQTMTLGMTPAGAVVVQSDVLHPTVQPLSAEQSAVVVEFFRQQEELMAVGDWQTQLLQQQQFDHWVENVLSSELLRINKQVNGDSLRRAAKRRLRQSPPQRKALPENTLGSVKPGVPTHPASMSQHRAEEQSHRIKDVLKGLLLSDRPIEDRVNRLALDTLLQQALVERGISIPFAYGVRTRQQPKFLFTSLGMDARQLDAEGYKAALFPNNLLETGNYVYVYFPTQQQFILSRLGFTFGASVVLILVILACFYIAISTIVRQRKLADIKNDFINNMTHEFKTPISTISLAVEMAQEQLRSEAQSKVGRVPVGMASGGQGGMGFSEPPEQVDSRLTRYMGIIRDETRRLGSHVEKVLQMALLDRGEIKLNLSPVNVHDVIEKVLNNLGLQIEQRGGEVDLHFDADREVVEADELHLTNIVYNLLDNALKYSPESPHITLSTQSLPEGVSITVTDQGLGMSKDQTSRIFEKFYRVPTGNRHDVKGFGLGLSYVKKMIDEHHGQIMVESHLGKGSSFEVILPYKQELVVK, from the coding sequence ATGTCGAGACAACGTATACGCTGGATTGTTGCACTGATGGCCATAGGGTTGCTGGGTCTTGTAGGCCTGCAATTATTCTGGATTGGGAGTGCTTTGCGCTTGCAGAAAGAACAATTCGCCTACAAAGTTACCGATGCGTTGCAGGAGGTAGTTCGGACACTGGAACGGCAGGAAATTGTATACCTGACCAAGCAGCGTATTCAAGCTCGTGAGCAACAGGATCGCCTGATGGCTATTGCCAAAAAAGAAGGAAAGTCAATTCCTAAAGAGTCCATTTATCATGGCATGACTGCTAAGCAAGCCGATCGGTTGGCCGAAGCGAAACAGGAGAATCGAACGCAGGCTATTCCACCGAACTCACGGCAGACAATGACGCTTGGAATGACCCCTGCTGGTGCTGTTGTGGTACAATCGGATGTGCTTCACCCAACGGTTCAGCCACTGTCAGCTGAGCAGTCGGCTGTTGTGGTTGAGTTTTTTCGGCAGCAGGAAGAGTTGATGGCCGTTGGTGACTGGCAGACCCAGCTATTACAACAACAACAGTTCGATCATTGGGTCGAAAATGTGCTCAGTTCCGAGCTACTCCGTATCAATAAGCAGGTCAATGGGGATTCACTCCGACGAGCGGCCAAAAGGCGCCTTCGTCAGTCGCCCCCACAGCGGAAGGCTCTACCGGAAAATACGCTCGGGTCGGTTAAGCCTGGAGTTCCCACCCATCCGGCAAGCATGAGTCAACATCGGGCCGAAGAACAGTCGCACCGGATTAAAGATGTCCTTAAAGGCCTATTGTTATCTGATCGGCCCATTGAAGACCGGGTTAACCGGCTGGCGCTCGACACTCTACTACAGCAGGCACTGGTTGAACGAGGTATCAGCATTCCATTTGCCTATGGAGTTCGAACTCGGCAACAACCCAAATTTCTGTTTACCTCATTGGGTATGGATGCCCGCCAACTCGATGCAGAAGGCTACAAAGCGGCATTGTTTCCCAATAATCTGCTCGAAACCGGGAATTATGTCTATGTTTATTTCCCTACGCAACAGCAGTTCATTTTAAGTCGGCTGGGTTTCACGTTTGGTGCGTCGGTCGTGCTCATTCTGGTTATACTGGCATGTTTTTACATAGCCATTAGCACGATTGTTCGGCAGAGAAAACTAGCCGATATCAAGAATGACTTCATTAATAATATGACCCACGAGTTTAAAACACCCATTTCGACCATCTCGCTGGCCGTTGAAATGGCACAGGAGCAACTGCGGTCGGAAGCCCAGTCAAAGGTTGGGCGGGTGCCAGTTGGGATGGCTTCTGGCGGACAGGGGGGCATGGGTTTCTCCGAACCGCCTGAACAAGTGGACTCGCGGCTGACCCGCTATATGGGCATTATCCGCGATGAGACCCGGCGGCTGGGTTCGCATGTGGAGAAGGTATTGCAGATGGCTTTACTGGACCGGGGTGAAATTAAACTCAACCTATCGCCCGTGAATGTGCACGATGTAATCGAAAAGGTGCTGAACAATCTGGGGTTGCAGATTGAGCAGCGTGGGGGAGAGGTAGACCTGCATTTTGATGCTGATCGGGAAGTGGTTGAGGCCGATGAACTACACCTGACCAATATCGTTTATAATCTGCTGGACAACGCACTAAAATACTCGCCTGAGAGCCCGCACATTACCCTTAGTACACAAAGCCTTCCGGAAGGCGTTAGTATTACGGTTACCGATCAGGGACTGGGCATGTCGAAAGACCAGACGAGCCGCATTTTTGAGAAATTTTACCGAGTGCCAACCGGCAACCGCCACGACGTAAAGGGGTTCGGCTTAGGATTGAGTTATGTGAAAAAGATGATTGATGAACACCACGGCCAGATTATGGTTGAAAGCCACTTGGGCAAAGGCAGTTCATTTGAAGTGATTTTACCTTATAAACAAGAGTTAGTAGTGAAGTAA
- a CDS encoding T9SS type A sorting domain-containing protein, with amino-acid sequence MKKTVLAVSRFTPALLLAVTFSGVALAQKAVSPSPKSTTNEVNVRIIERNGDEVREIERTYSMDGMSDPQRDKMVMKLVDSLKATRKDGRKRQMTIIVEDNDSDRIVSRKRIGPGMKRIPGDIYVQRNKLPRNNRESWDNQNWNYELHRGVDSMADQIRRFKFEFPRDFDRQLVQPFESWSRNIGGKPSTIRGLDAYPNNPDRDQLNVRFTAPTKGDISIIVTNPKGKEVAKREIKDFSGEFVGQIDLGKKAQGIYFITVTQNEDGAVKRVLVE; translated from the coding sequence ATGAAAAAAACAGTTTTAGCGGTCTCCCGGTTCACACCGGCCCTGCTTCTGGCAGTCACTTTCAGTGGTGTTGCTCTGGCACAAAAGGCGGTATCGCCATCGCCGAAATCTACTACGAATGAAGTAAATGTCCGAATTATTGAACGGAATGGTGATGAAGTTCGGGAAATCGAACGCACGTATAGCATGGATGGCATGAGCGATCCACAACGCGATAAGATGGTTATGAAATTAGTAGATTCGCTCAAGGCAACCCGCAAGGATGGTCGCAAACGGCAAATGACGATCATTGTAGAAGATAATGATAGCGACCGAATTGTATCCCGCAAGCGCATTGGCCCAGGTATGAAACGTATTCCGGGAGACATCTATGTTCAACGGAATAAATTACCCCGTAACAACCGTGAATCGTGGGACAACCAAAACTGGAACTACGAACTTCATCGGGGAGTCGATTCCATGGCGGATCAAATCCGTCGGTTCAAATTCGAGTTCCCAAGAGATTTTGATCGACAGTTAGTTCAACCTTTTGAGAGTTGGTCCCGGAATATCGGCGGCAAACCCTCTACCATTCGGGGATTAGATGCATACCCCAACAATCCTGACCGCGACCAACTGAACGTCCGCTTTACGGCACCCACCAAAGGCGATATAAGTATTATTGTTACGAATCCGAAAGGGAAGGAAGTGGCTAAACGAGAGATAAAAGACTTCTCAGGCGAGTTTGTGGGACAGATTGATCTGGGCAAAAAAGCGCAGGGAATCTATTTCATTACGGTTACCCAAAATGAAGATGGCGCGGTGAAACGGGTACTTGTGGAGTAA
- a CDS encoding glycoside hydrolase family 3 N-terminal domain-containing protein: MRNIAVRPILLVGLLSVSLLTAFGLMRPGRSYWARHAHARSHKAKAKVKRPLPVVTPVVVSPYKYGEAATPVEVFMLPDSGRQWVDSVFQGLTPEQKIGQFFMVAAFSNRHENHYQYIDHLIQNNHIGGLIFFQGGPYRQAILTNRYQAESKVPLLIGIDGEWGLGMRLDSAMDFPKQMSLGAIRDNELIYRMGAEIGRQCQRLGIHINFAPVSDINSNPANPVIGVRSFGEAKENVALKASAYMRGLQQNHVIATAKHFPGHGDTNADSHHTLPTVSRSSEQMREIDLYPFRKLIADSLMGVVTGHLHVPVMDNRPALAATLSEKIVTELLKKELGFRGLVFTDALNMGGISRSPKAMDVNLQALIAGNDILLYPENVREAAATILNAVQQGVITQEFIDEKVKKILRAKYWAGLHHYKPINLGGLSAELNSPEAQLLKQELCEQSVTVADNQNNLLPLNRLDTLRLASIAIGAEPGNVFQKTLNQYAPFQTVAFPEKPLSEADLTNMLAHVGDANTVVISFHRMSESAARRFGITKPSLDLITRLKQRGTKVIVAAFGSPYSLPQFAGADALVCAYQDLDDMQRVVPQVLFGGLGARGMLPVSTSGDMKVGMGLRTNPEGRLSAGSPESVGMKSAVLNQIDAIAQSAVKNHVVPGCEILVARKGKVVYSKNFGALTYAAGAEKVTDETLYDLASLTKVLATLQSVMVLYDRKQIDLTQKASLYLPELRNTNKQNITLQDLLWHQSGMVSYYPTTWDRTRLPGGGLKAQYYAATQDSLHTLQIAPTLWGVPALKDSVWKWVIQSPMSRKTDEAGKPAYVYSDLNFLTLQKIVERVSKQPLDKFVTENVYKPLGLHQLGFTPLQRLPHPQCAPTEQDTYYRNQLLVGTVHDQMAAVQGGISGHAGLFGNAHDIATLLQMNLQKGVYGDQRILNPMTVPYFTQTLSNRSFRALGWDKPNPESAGSVYMSPKASARSFGHTGFTGNVVWVDPDEELVFVFLSNRIYPTAGNNSINTTKLRRRIHEVIYSAVE, from the coding sequence ATGCGGAACATCGCTGTACGACCAATTTTACTTGTCGGCCTTCTGTCCGTCAGCTTGTTAACGGCTTTCGGTCTAATGAGGCCAGGCCGTAGCTACTGGGCACGACATGCTCATGCGAGATCGCACAAAGCGAAAGCCAAAGTCAAACGACCATTGCCAGTTGTGACTCCTGTTGTTGTTTCGCCCTATAAATATGGGGAAGCCGCTACACCTGTCGAGGTTTTTATGCTTCCCGATAGCGGACGGCAATGGGTAGATAGCGTTTTCCAGGGCCTGACACCTGAGCAAAAAATAGGGCAATTTTTCATGGTCGCGGCCTTTTCAAATCGCCATGAGAATCACTACCAGTACATTGATCATCTGATCCAGAACAATCACATTGGCGGATTAATCTTTTTTCAAGGCGGTCCTTACCGGCAGGCTATTCTGACTAATCGCTACCAGGCTGAATCAAAAGTACCGCTGCTTATTGGTATTGATGGTGAATGGGGTCTGGGCATGCGTCTGGATAGTGCCATGGACTTTCCCAAACAGATGTCGCTGGGTGCTATTCGGGACAACGAGTTGATTTATCGAATGGGGGCCGAGATTGGCCGTCAGTGCCAGCGTTTAGGTATCCATATCAATTTTGCCCCCGTATCCGATATCAATAGCAATCCGGCTAACCCCGTAATTGGTGTTCGCTCATTCGGTGAAGCCAAAGAGAACGTAGCCTTGAAAGCGTCAGCCTACATGCGTGGTTTACAGCAAAACCATGTCATTGCTACTGCCAAGCACTTCCCCGGCCACGGCGACACTAACGCCGACTCGCATCATACACTGCCCACCGTTTCCCGGTCGTCGGAACAAATGCGCGAAATTGACCTGTATCCATTCCGCAAACTTATTGCCGATAGTTTAATGGGAGTAGTAACAGGTCATCTGCATGTACCTGTAATGGACAACAGACCGGCGCTGGCCGCTACATTATCCGAAAAGATTGTTACCGAACTCCTCAAAAAAGAACTCGGATTCCGGGGTCTGGTTTTTACTGATGCGTTGAATATGGGCGGCATCAGTCGGTCACCCAAAGCAATGGACGTGAACTTACAGGCGTTAATTGCCGGAAATGATATTCTTCTCTATCCAGAAAATGTGCGAGAGGCTGCGGCAACGATCCTGAATGCTGTTCAGCAGGGCGTAATTACGCAGGAGTTTATCGACGAGAAAGTCAAAAAGATTCTTAGGGCCAAATATTGGGCTGGCCTTCATCACTACAAACCTATTAACCTGGGCGGTTTATCAGCAGAGTTGAATTCTCCCGAAGCTCAATTGCTCAAACAGGAACTCTGCGAGCAGTCGGTAACGGTGGCCGATAATCAGAACAATCTTCTCCCGCTCAATCGGCTGGATACCCTGCGGCTGGCCTCGATAGCTATTGGAGCCGAACCCGGCAATGTATTTCAGAAAACCCTGAACCAATATGCACCCTTCCAGACAGTGGCTTTCCCGGAAAAACCACTGTCGGAAGCAGACCTCACGAATATGTTAGCTCATGTGGGTGATGCAAACACGGTTGTCATTAGTTTTCACCGAATGAGCGAATCAGCCGCCCGTCGATTCGGGATTACCAAACCTTCTCTGGATCTGATCACCCGCCTGAAACAGCGCGGAACCAAAGTAATTGTTGCAGCCTTTGGATCACCCTATAGCTTACCACAATTTGCCGGTGCCGACGCGCTGGTCTGTGCCTATCAGGATCTTGACGATATGCAGCGGGTAGTCCCCCAGGTGTTATTTGGCGGACTGGGTGCCCGAGGCATGTTACCCGTCTCAACATCGGGCGATATGAAAGTGGGCATGGGCCTGAGAACCAATCCGGAAGGTAGGTTGTCAGCCGGATCGCCGGAGAGCGTCGGGATGAAATCGGCCGTATTGAATCAGATCGATGCCATTGCCCAGAGTGCAGTTAAGAATCATGTTGTTCCAGGCTGCGAGATTCTGGTAGCTCGGAAAGGCAAAGTAGTATACAGCAAAAACTTTGGTGCACTGACCTATGCCGCGGGTGCCGAGAAAGTAACGGATGAGACTTTATACGATCTGGCGTCCCTTACGAAAGTACTGGCTACCTTGCAGTCCGTGATGGTGTTATATGACCGGAAACAGATTGATCTGACCCAAAAGGCATCGCTTTATCTGCCCGAGCTACGGAATACCAACAAGCAAAATATCACCCTTCAGGACTTGCTCTGGCACCAATCCGGTATGGTATCGTATTATCCAACCACCTGGGATCGCACCCGACTACCAGGCGGAGGGTTGAAAGCTCAATATTACGCAGCTACACAAGACAGCCTCCATACACTTCAAATTGCCCCTACACTCTGGGGTGTCCCCGCCCTGAAAGATTCGGTTTGGAAATGGGTGATTCAATCGCCGATGTCTCGAAAAACCGATGAAGCAGGTAAGCCTGCCTATGTGTATAGCGATCTGAACTTCCTGACCCTACAGAAAATCGTTGAACGGGTCAGCAAACAGCCATTAGATAAATTTGTTACGGAGAATGTATATAAGCCATTAGGGCTGCACCAACTTGGCTTTACCCCGTTGCAACGGCTACCTCATCCGCAGTGTGCTCCAACGGAACAGGATACCTACTACCGAAATCAATTGCTAGTGGGAACAGTACACGATCAGATGGCGGCAGTGCAGGGAGGTATTTCGGGGCATGCCGGACTGTTTGGTAACGCCCATGACATTGCTACACTCCTACAGATGAATCTTCAGAAAGGCGTTTACGGAGACCAGCGAATTTTGAATCCAATGACCGTGCCTTACTTTACCCAAACCCTTAGTAATCGCAGCTTCCGGGCCTTGGGCTGGGACAAACCTAATCCCGAAAGCGCGGGCAGCGTGTACATGTCGCCTAAGGCATCAGCCCGGTCATTTGGTCATACGGGTTTTACGGGTAACGTTGTCTGGGTCGATCCAGATGAAGAGCTGGTTTTTGTATTCCTCTCGAACCGTATTTATCCAACAGCGGGTAATAACTCCATCAATACAACGAAACTCCGCCGACGGATTCATGAAGTAATCTACAGCGCCGTTGAGTAA